The proteins below come from a single Candidatus Bathyarchaeota archaeon genomic window:
- the rpsB gene encoding 30S ribosomal protein S2 gives MAEDQSKENIPVEEEQPEEAQAEEEQVEQVEEVQEEVPVEVEEEIAEAEEETQEEEQIEVQPPTEELLLPRDTMLSAGIHIGTRMKTLDMEPFIYRIRPDGLFVLDVKKTDDRIRVAAKFLSRYEPAKVAVTATRLYAHEPIKKFCQLTGATPIIGRFIPGSLSNPQYPNRVDPEIIVVSDPRADAQAVKEASKVGIPIVALCSTDNEFSGVDFVIPTNNKGRRALAVIFWLLARQILRERGEIAPDKDPVASIEDFEAKITKEDDEEG, from the coding sequence ATGGCAGAAGATCAATCAAAAGAAAATATTCCGGTAGAGGAAGAACAACCAGAAGAAGCCCAAGCCGAAGAAGAACAAGTTGAGCAGGTAGAAGAAGTTCAAGAAGAAGTCCCAGTTGAAGTTGAAGAAGAAATAGCTGAAGCTGAGGAAGAAACACAAGAAGAAGAGCAAATTGAGGTTCAGCCACCAACTGAAGAACTTTTGCTTCCACGTGACACAATGCTCTCTGCAGGTATTCACATCGGCACAAGGATGAAAACCCTTGATATGGAACCCTTCATCTACAGAATCCGCCCAGACGGATTATTTGTACTGGACGTAAAAAAGACAGATGACCGCATCAGAGTTGCAGCCAAGTTCCTGTCCCGCTATGAACCCGCAAAGGTCGCGGTTACAGCAACAAGACTCTACGCGCATGAACCAATCAAAAAGTTCTGCCAACTAACAGGCGCAACCCCAATCATCGGCAGATTCATCCCAGGTTCACTCTCAAACCCACAATACCCAAACAGAGTTGACCCAGAAATCATTGTTGTCTCTGACCCACGCGCAGACGCGCAAGCAGTCAAAGAAGCTAGCAAAGTCGGTATACCAATCGTTGCATTATGTAGCACAGACAACGAATTTTCAGGCGTAGACTTTGTTATCCCAACCAATAACAAAGGCAGACGCGCATTAGCAGTCATATTCTGGCTCCTCGCACGCCAAATCCTACGCGAACGCGGTGAAATCGCACCAGACAAAGACCCAGTAGCATCCATCGAAGACTTTGAAGCCAAAATAACCAAAGAAGATGATGAGGAAGGTTAG
- a CDS encoding phosphopyruvate hydratase — protein sequence MSSVIEDLIPRKVFNNRGEETIEVDVITTGGFGRAAAPAGKSRGKAEVVYYPTGGVDAAIKKVDEIISAELAGLNADFQEEIDSTLHELDGTNDFKNIGGNTAFAISLANAEAAANSHGQLLFQFLGGNAATTMPYPLGNCISGGAHARGKAPDIQEYLALPYGAETFLEAVTANALIHKKIGDSLKKKSTTFNGGKSDEGAWIANIDTVDAFEVIAKACEEAGNEMDFECGFGLDVAASSFWKAREEKYIYSNEGKKRDTAEQLEFMLELIEKYHLAYVEDPFHEEDFESFAELTRKAKNCLICGDDLFTTNTERLNNGIKINAGNAIIIKVNQIGTLTDAAETIEMAQRHGYQPVVSHRSGDTTDWHIAHLAVAYKCPIIKTGVVEGARIAKLNELIRIEQFLDTRAKMADLKVR from the coding sequence GTGTCATCAGTCATTGAAGACCTTATCCCACGAAAAGTTTTCAACAACCGCGGAGAAGAAACCATAGAAGTTGACGTAATAACCACAGGCGGATTCGGAAGAGCCGCAGCGCCCGCAGGAAAAAGCCGTGGAAAAGCCGAAGTAGTGTACTATCCTACAGGCGGCGTTGACGCAGCCATAAAAAAAGTCGATGAAATAATCTCGGCTGAACTTGCAGGGTTAAATGCTGATTTTCAAGAAGAAATCGACAGCACACTGCATGAGCTTGATGGCACAAACGACTTCAAAAACATCGGCGGAAACACTGCATTTGCAATTTCGCTTGCAAACGCCGAAGCAGCCGCAAACTCACATGGACAATTACTATTCCAGTTTCTGGGCGGAAACGCAGCAACAACCATGCCATATCCACTTGGCAACTGCATAAGCGGCGGCGCACACGCAAGAGGCAAAGCCCCCGACATCCAAGAATATCTAGCACTGCCCTATGGTGCTGAAACCTTCCTAGAAGCTGTAACCGCAAACGCCCTGATTCACAAGAAAATTGGGGATTCACTAAAAAAGAAAAGCACCACCTTCAACGGCGGCAAAAGCGACGAAGGTGCCTGGATAGCCAACATTGACACCGTGGATGCCTTTGAGGTCATTGCAAAAGCCTGTGAGGAAGCTGGCAATGAGATGGATTTTGAATGTGGCTTTGGTTTAGATGTTGCGGCTTCATCATTTTGGAAGGCGCGAGAGGAAAAGTACATTTACAGTAATGAAGGCAAAAAACGTGATACTGCCGAGCAGCTTGAGTTCATGCTGGAACTTATCGAGAAGTATCACTTGGCTTATGTTGAAGACCCATTTCATGAGGAAGACTTTGAAAGCTTTGCTGAATTGACCAGAAAGGCAAAGAACTGCTTAATTTGTGGCGATGATTTATTCACAACTAACACTGAAAGGTTAAATAATGGAATAAAGATTAACGCTGGAAACGCAATCATAATAAAAGTCAACCAGATAGGAACCTTAACCGATGCAGCTGAAACAATCGAAATGGCTCAGCGTCACGGTTACCAGCCAGTTGTGTCCCATCGAAGCGGTGATACAACCGATTGGCATATAGCTCACCTTGCGGTTGCCTATAAATGCCCAATAATCAAAACAGGCGTTGTGGAAGGCGCAAGAATCGCGAAACTCAACGAGTTAATCCGCATCGAGCAGTTCCTTGATACACGTGCCAAAATGGCAGATTTAAAAGTACGATAA
- a CDS encoding TIGR03560 family F420-dependent LLM class oxidoreductase translates to MGKLNFGVFLPFYGYKMPSNPAEQISTLKQIVLKCEKLGYDSVWIDDHLMYKNMPILEAWTTLSALATQTRKIRLGTMVTCNPYRNPALLAKMAATVDILSNGRLDVGIGAGVQKKEHNAYGITFPQTASRIERLGETLEIMKKLWTEQTANFSGKYYKLKNAVCEPKPLQKPHPPLVVGGSGEKLTLKVTAKYADRFDWGFIPTLEEYQHKLFVLERHCKEVGRNFEEIEKSCWPGYQVVIGEDQKSFKAHAEKLMQKGTSLEDFKKTNLAGTPEECREKLAVFEDLGVSYFMLFFSDLPDFANLELFAKTVIKA, encoded by the coding sequence TTGGGCAAACTAAACTTTGGGGTTTTTCTCCCCTTCTACGGCTACAAAATGCCATCCAACCCAGCAGAGCAAATCAGCACCCTAAAACAAATCGTGCTGAAATGTGAAAAACTGGGGTATGATTCCGTCTGGATAGACGACCACCTAATGTACAAAAACATGCCCATTCTTGAAGCATGGACCACCCTCTCCGCACTTGCAACACAAACCCGCAAAATCCGCTTAGGCACCATGGTGACCTGCAACCCTTATCGCAATCCTGCGTTGCTGGCAAAAATGGCGGCAACCGTAGATATCCTCTCAAATGGAAGGCTTGACGTGGGCATCGGGGCTGGCGTACAAAAAAAGGAACACAACGCCTACGGCATAACCTTTCCACAAACTGCATCTCGTATTGAACGTTTAGGCGAAACTTTAGAAATTATGAAAAAGCTCTGGACAGAGCAAACCGCCAATTTCTCAGGCAAATATTACAAGCTCAAAAATGCCGTTTGTGAACCCAAACCCCTCCAGAAACCACACCCGCCCCTTGTGGTTGGAGGAAGCGGCGAAAAACTAACCCTAAAAGTCACCGCCAAATACGCCGACCGCTTCGACTGGGGCTTCATACCCACACTTGAAGAGTACCAGCATAAACTCTTCGTTTTGGAGCGTCACTGCAAAGAAGTTGGCAGAAACTTTGAAGAAATCGAGAAGTCCTGCTGGCCCGGCTACCAAGTCGTTATAGGAGAAGACCAAAAAAGCTTCAAAGCCCACGCAGAAAAACTAATGCAGAAAGGAACAAGCCTTGAGGACTTTAAGAAAACAAATCTGGCGGGTACACCTGAGGAGTGCAGGGAGAAGCTTGCTGTTTTTGAAGATTTGGGTGTTTCGTATTTTATGCTGTTTTTCAGTGACCTACCCGATTTTGCTAACTTGGAGCTGTTCGCAAAAACCGTGATTAAAGCGTAG
- a CDS encoding 4Fe-4S dicluster domain-containing protein: MPDKSSSPIDIFGLISDSAEKEEKTEEKERQERRKEMLEPTGVKEVFSEGKISINPYTCVGVQCKYCIDACPTNALYWSNDGVKIIEDLCVYCGACVMSCMVDDCIQVERKREDGTVEKFGKIPRVVSVNDKRNSQKSHKLVTSFFQEMRAKERRKHQLQAKP; this comes from the coding sequence ATGCCAGACAAGTCCTCTTCACCCATCGACATATTCGGCTTAATTTCAGACAGTGCTGAGAAAGAGGAAAAAACCGAAGAAAAAGAACGGCAAGAACGACGCAAAGAAATGCTCGAGCCAACAGGAGTTAAAGAAGTTTTCAGTGAAGGCAAAATTTCAATTAACCCCTACACTTGCGTCGGTGTACAATGTAAATATTGCATAGATGCTTGCCCAACAAACGCGCTTTACTGGAGCAATGATGGTGTAAAAATTATTGAGGACCTATGCGTTTACTGCGGTGCCTGCGTGATGAGTTGCATGGTTGATGACTGCATACAAGTTGAGCGAAAACGTGAAGATGGCACGGTGGAGAAGTTTGGCAAGATACCGCGGGTTGTCTCTGTTAATGACAAGCGTAACAGTCAAAAAAGCCACAAGCTTGTAACCTCGTTTTTCCAGGAGATGCGGGCTAAAGAAAGACGTAAACATCAACTTCAGGCTAAGCCTTGA
- a CDS encoding type II toxin-antitoxin system ParD family antitoxin codes for MKLVTVLLPEAYLEGLDELVRSNMYPSRSSVIRSAVRDLLKKELWENKRGR; via the coding sequence ATGAAACTAGTCACAGTCCTACTACCAGAAGCCTACCTTGAAGGCTTAGATGAACTTGTAAGGTCAAACATGTACCCAAGCCGCAGCAGCGTCATACGCTCAGCCGTACGCGATCTGCTAAAGAAAGAACTCTGGGAAAACAAACGCGGAAGATAA
- a CDS encoding orotidine 5'-phosphate decarboxylase — protein sequence MTTNTKVTTVIPVSFKVKMQEAAKSKNSKIVLALDFPFEANVNRDKMLSKAQQILKAVHPYVCAVKFNHHLTLPLGLFDGVAELVEQIRGAGMLAIMDAKVNDIGNTNQVIADYYFSAGFDAIIANPFVGWDEGLKPLFEVARRSNPGVILLTYMSHKGASEGYGQTIIDPETCQKTSQYLLFAKKALKWGADGVVVGATVPQKIAEVKAILGSQVPIYSPGVGAQGGGAEEAVKAGASYLIVGREIVSASDPAVVASRLCSCTRF from the coding sequence ATGACCACAAACACCAAAGTTACAACAGTGATACCCGTGTCCTTTAAGGTTAAAATGCAGGAAGCCGCAAAAAGCAAAAACTCCAAAATCGTCCTAGCACTGGATTTTCCATTCGAAGCCAACGTTAACCGTGACAAAATGCTCTCAAAAGCCCAACAAATCCTCAAAGCCGTCCACCCCTACGTTTGCGCAGTTAAATTCAACCATCACCTCACTTTGCCGCTGGGCTTGTTTGATGGCGTGGCCGAGCTGGTTGAGCAGATTCGCGGCGCAGGAATGCTGGCAATTATGGACGCAAAAGTTAACGATATTGGCAACACGAATCAGGTGATTGCGGATTACTACTTCTCTGCGGGGTTTGATGCGATTATCGCTAATCCGTTTGTTGGTTGGGATGAGGGGTTAAAGCCGCTTTTTGAAGTTGCACGTCGCTCAAACCCTGGAGTTATCCTCCTTACTTATATGAGCCATAAAGGCGCATCTGAAGGCTACGGGCAAACAATCATCGACCCAGAAACCTGCCAAAAAACCAGCCAGTACCTCTTATTTGCCAAAAAAGCCCTTAAATGGGGTGCCGACGGAGTGGTTGTTGGCGCGACGGTTCCGCAGAAAATCGCTGAAGTCAAAGCCATCCTTGGCAGCCAAGTGCCGATTTACTCTCCGGGGGTTGGCGCGCAGGGCGGCGGTGCTGAAGAAGCAGTTAAGGCTGGTGCAAGTTATCTTATTGTTGGCAGAGAAATTGTTTCTGCATCTGACCCAGCAGTTGTGGCGTCGCGGTTGTGTAGTTGTACGCGGTTTTAA
- a CDS encoding DNA-directed DNA polymerase I, whose protein sequence is MARTLLDYFGTPEPKQVKEEPKAQAPKTQTPTIEGTKHVTREKQPYPPLAPDYLPASYFVSAFYDGRKKKAVIKLYEPVSGQIYFWYDNTEHKPYCLTNLPECDLQKVKRIVEHEGFDHFETQQKMDPLDNKMVSVTKIVTGDPLAIGGKPSGTIRDIIPEDCPKATNTPAEQIQVWESKIKYYQSYIYDRNLIPGMIYQVQNCNLEPVFLEETNETLNTIKNLFADATTEEQEYAENWAKLLEYPAPKFRRAAIDIEVYSPLSNRVPDAREGACPVIACSVYSSDGEQRVLVLKREGMELGDPSLTAGMEVEYCETEEELIRKVFDVLWEYPFVLTFNGDDFDLRYLVHRAHNLGFYKKDIPIEVGKRVCLLKYGIHIDLYKFFFNRSVQIYAYGGKYKDVSLDDVGSALIGTPKIHIDKAFGDLNYSELAAYCMRDSEITYKLTSVEEDSAMKLMLVLARISSMPMEDVSRQGVSRWIRNFMHREHRKRNMLIPNAQEILTKKGKTTTTAIIKGKKYKGAIVVEPVPGVHFNVAVMDFPSLYPSIIKVWNLGYQSIDCDHPECKSHMIPDTPHWVCKKQRAMESLLIGALRDLRVRWYKSRAKDKTLPPELRSWYSIAQGALKVILNASYGVFGADSFDLYCPPVAEATAAIGRYSITQILNHCRSVGIQVLYGDTDSLFLKNPSKEQIEDVVHYTEHELGMGIDMEKTYRYAVFSSRKKNYLGVLEDGSVDVKGLTGKKKHIPIFIKDAFNNMKERLAQVKNPADFEQAKKDIAGIVRQRYMTLKRREWADINELAFHVVLGDDLAKYTKTTPQHVKAARILQKNGKEPRAGDLISFVKVLKPSSHSSDDPNSGVKPVELASRNEVDVEKYIEYLNSTFDQVLDALGLSFDEIIGLTKLERFLM, encoded by the coding sequence ATGGCGCGCACACTCCTAGACTATTTTGGCACACCAGAGCCTAAACAGGTTAAAGAAGAACCTAAAGCGCAAGCGCCAAAAACCCAAACACCAACCATTGAAGGCACAAAACACGTAACCCGAGAAAAACAGCCCTACCCGCCACTTGCCCCTGATTACTTGCCAGCGTCATATTTTGTTTCAGCGTTTTATGATGGACGCAAAAAGAAGGCAGTTATCAAATTATATGAGCCAGTGTCAGGGCAGATTTATTTCTGGTACGATAACACCGAGCATAAACCGTACTGTTTAACGAACCTGCCTGAATGTGACCTACAAAAGGTTAAACGCATAGTTGAGCATGAAGGCTTTGACCATTTTGAAACACAACAAAAAATGGATCCCTTAGACAACAAAATGGTTTCGGTTACAAAAATCGTTACAGGCGACCCCTTAGCCATCGGCGGCAAACCGTCTGGCACCATCCGCGATATTATCCCAGAGGACTGCCCCAAAGCCACCAACACACCAGCCGAACAAATCCAAGTTTGGGAGTCCAAAATCAAGTATTACCAATCATACATTTACGACCGCAACCTGATTCCAGGCATGATTTACCAAGTCCAAAACTGCAATCTGGAACCCGTATTTTTGGAAGAAACCAACGAGACATTAAACACTATAAAAAACCTCTTTGCAGACGCCACAACCGAGGAGCAGGAGTATGCGGAAAACTGGGCAAAACTGCTCGAGTACCCCGCGCCCAAATTCCGCAGAGCCGCCATTGACATTGAAGTTTACTCGCCCTTGTCTAATCGTGTACCTGACGCAAGAGAGGGAGCGTGCCCAGTTATTGCTTGCTCAGTTTATAGCAGCGATGGCGAGCAACGGGTTTTGGTGCTCAAACGTGAAGGTATGGAATTGGGCGACCCCTCATTGACGGCGGGCATGGAAGTGGAGTACTGCGAAACCGAGGAGGAGCTCATCCGAAAAGTCTTTGATGTCTTGTGGGAGTACCCCTTCGTTTTAACGTTTAACGGTGACGATTTTGACCTACGCTACCTTGTGCACCGCGCCCACAATTTGGGTTTTTACAAAAAAGACATACCAATCGAAGTTGGCAAACGCGTCTGCCTCCTCAAATATGGCATTCACATTGACCTATACAAGTTCTTCTTCAACCGTTCCGTGCAGATTTACGCGTACGGCGGCAAATACAAAGACGTTAGCCTCGACGATGTTGGTAGCGCTTTAATTGGCACCCCAAAGATCCACATTGACAAAGCCTTTGGCGACCTCAACTACAGCGAACTCGCAGCTTACTGTATGCGGGACTCAGAAATCACCTACAAATTAACCAGCGTCGAAGAAGACTCCGCCATGAAACTCATGCTGGTTCTCGCGCGCATCAGCAGCATGCCCATGGAAGACGTGAGTCGCCAAGGCGTCAGCCGCTGGATCCGCAACTTCATGCACCGCGAGCACCGAAAACGCAACATGCTCATCCCCAACGCACAAGAAATCCTAACCAAAAAAGGCAAAACAACCACCACCGCCATCATCAAAGGCAAAAAATACAAAGGCGCAATCGTGGTCGAACCAGTCCCAGGCGTGCACTTCAACGTGGCAGTTATGGACTTTCCCAGCCTGTACCCCTCCATCATTAAAGTCTGGAACCTCGGCTACCAATCCATCGATTGCGACCACCCCGAATGCAAAAGCCACATGATACCTGATACGCCACACTGGGTATGCAAAAAACAGCGCGCCATGGAAAGCCTACTGATTGGGGCACTACGTGATTTACGTGTACGCTGGTACAAAAGCCGCGCCAAAGACAAAACCTTACCGCCTGAACTGCGAAGCTGGTATAGTATCGCGCAGGGCGCGCTTAAAGTCATTTTGAATGCTAGTTATGGCGTGTTTGGCGCGGACAGCTTTGACCTTTACTGTCCCCCCGTCGCAGAAGCCACCGCCGCTATTGGACGCTACAGCATCACCCAAATCCTCAACCACTGCCGAAGCGTAGGCATTCAGGTACTCTACGGTGACACCGACAGCCTTTTCCTCAAAAACCCATCCAAAGAACAAATCGAGGATGTGGTTCACTACACCGAGCACGAATTAGGAATGGGTATCGACATGGAAAAGACGTATCGTTACGCGGTTTTTAGCAGTCGTAAAAAGAATTATTTAGGCGTTCTTGAGGATGGCAGCGTAGATGTGAAGGGACTAACGGGTAAGAAGAAGCATATTCCAATCTTTATCAAAGACGCCTTCAACAACATGAAAGAACGCCTTGCCCAAGTGAAGAACCCAGCGGATTTCGAGCAAGCCAAAAAAGACATCGCAGGCATCGTGCGACAACGCTACATGACACTTAAACGTAGAGAATGGGCAGACATTAACGAGTTGGCGTTCCATGTTGTGCTGGGGGATGATTTGGCAAAGTACACTAAAACTACGCCTCAGCATGTTAAGGCGGCTAGGATTTTGCAGAAAAACGGTAAGGAGCCACGGGCAGGGGATTTGATTAGTTTTGTTAAAGTCTTGAAGCCTTCATCCCATAGCAGTGATGACCCTAACTCTGGCGTGAAACCTGTTGAGTTAGCCTCCAGAAACGAGGTTGATGTGGAGAAGTATATTGAATATTTGAATTCTACTTTTGACCAAGTGCTGGATGCGTTGGGTTTGAGTTTTGATGAGATTATCGGGTTAACTAAACTTGAACGTTTCCTAATGTAG
- the topA gene encoding DNA topoisomerase I: MVLEKYTLVVAEKPDAARRIAAALDTAGKPKENRENGTPFFSAYRSSNIIVVPALGHLYTVTSTKKEKQTFPIFDYQWVPLYQADRKASKTKTWLKVISKLAENAKDFVDACDFDIEGSIIGYCILKYACQGKEKTAKRMKYSTLTNEELVESYTNLLPRLDFAQIEAGLARHEADWLYGINLSRALTGAVKRCSGQYATLSTGRVQGPTLNFLKDKEDSIQAFVATPYWTLTAKILIDEFTFDFDYLKNPIQTKEEAKTTLDSCKTKEGKIEKVAVNEFLQKPPVPFDLGTLQSEAYSHLRYSPMTTSKIAQKLYVNALISYPRTSSQKLPANINYKNILKKLAKTNTYKTQANKLLAKPSLKPHEGNKTDPAHPAIYPTGNLPEKALNTQERNIFDLIVKRFLSVFADAAVKQSIQVEVSISGNMFGLRLTRTLSEGWIEYYKPYVKAENVFLPPLVEGQIVKVKKVTMKENYTKPPARYNPKSLLKKMEQEELGTKATRAATIQTLYDRKYVQGSDSMTITDLGSEVIEVLRKYCPNVISPQLTRSIEEKMDKIQKGENNKESVLSAALEILKPVTKELKENEVAIGTQLNQALKKAYLNQKILGTCPRCKTGKLVILNSKKTGKRFVGCTNYFEGKCGAAFPLPQTGIIKPLSTPCKNCGYPVVQVLLKPKHPWRLCINTQCPAKTG, translated from the coding sequence ATGGTGTTGGAAAAATACACGTTAGTTGTAGCTGAAAAACCAGATGCTGCCCGACGAATAGCAGCGGCGCTGGATACCGCTGGAAAGCCTAAAGAAAACAGGGAAAACGGCACCCCATTTTTTAGTGCCTACAGAAGCAGCAACATCATTGTTGTTCCAGCCTTAGGACACCTCTACACAGTTACGAGCACAAAAAAAGAAAAACAAACCTTCCCAATTTTTGATTATCAGTGGGTTCCGCTTTACCAAGCAGACCGCAAAGCCTCAAAAACCAAAACATGGCTCAAAGTCATCTCAAAACTTGCAGAAAACGCCAAGGACTTTGTGGACGCCTGCGACTTTGACATTGAAGGAAGCATCATCGGCTACTGTATACTCAAATATGCATGCCAAGGCAAAGAGAAAACCGCTAAACGCATGAAATATTCCACCCTAACAAACGAAGAACTAGTTGAATCATACACAAATCTACTGCCCAGATTAGATTTTGCTCAAATAGAAGCGGGATTAGCTAGGCATGAAGCAGACTGGCTTTATGGCATTAACCTGTCTAGAGCATTAACGGGCGCAGTTAAAAGATGCAGTGGACAATACGCAACTTTGAGCACGGGAAGAGTGCAGGGTCCAACCCTGAATTTTCTTAAAGACAAAGAGGACAGCATCCAAGCTTTTGTAGCCACACCATACTGGACACTAACTGCAAAAATCCTCATAGACGAATTTACGTTTGATTTTGATTACCTAAAAAACCCTATTCAAACCAAAGAAGAAGCCAAAACCACATTAGATTCATGTAAAACAAAAGAGGGCAAAATCGAAAAAGTAGCAGTAAACGAGTTTTTACAAAAACCGCCAGTTCCTTTTGATTTAGGCACACTGCAAAGTGAAGCCTATAGTCATCTTCGCTACAGCCCCATGACTACCTCAAAAATTGCGCAGAAACTCTACGTTAACGCCCTGATTTCGTACCCCCGAACAAGCAGCCAAAAACTCCCAGCAAACATCAACTACAAAAACATCCTTAAAAAACTAGCAAAAACCAACACCTACAAAACCCAAGCCAACAAACTCCTCGCCAAACCCAGCCTAAAACCACACGAAGGCAACAAAACTGACCCCGCGCACCCCGCGATTTACCCCACAGGAAACCTGCCCGAAAAAGCGCTAAACACACAAGAACGCAACATTTTTGATTTGATTGTGAAGCGGTTTTTGTCGGTTTTTGCAGATGCTGCTGTGAAACAGAGCATTCAAGTTGAAGTCAGTATCAGCGGGAACATGTTTGGTTTAAGATTAACCCGTACACTCAGCGAGGGCTGGATTGAGTATTATAAGCCGTATGTGAAAGCAGAAAACGTGTTTTTGCCACCACTGGTTGAGGGACAAATCGTCAAGGTTAAAAAAGTCACTATGAAAGAAAACTACACCAAACCCCCTGCCAGATACAACCCAAAAAGCTTGCTCAAAAAGATGGAGCAGGAAGAGTTAGGCACAAAAGCTACCCGTGCAGCCACCATACAGACGCTTTATGACCGAAAGTATGTGCAGGGCTCCGATAGTATGACAATCACAGATTTAGGCTCAGAAGTGATTGAGGTTTTGAGAAAATACTGCCCCAACGTAATCTCGCCACAGCTAACCCGAAGCATAGAAGAAAAAATGGATAAAATCCAAAAAGGCGAAAACAACAAAGAAAGCGTGCTTTCTGCAGCGCTTGAAATCCTCAAGCCAGTTACAAAAGAGCTGAAAGAAAACGAGGTAGCTATTGGTACACAGCTAAATCAGGCTTTAAAAAAGGCATATTTGAACCAGAAAATTTTAGGAACCTGCCCCCGATGCAAAACTGGAAAGCTAGTTATTCTGAACTCCAAAAAAACGGGAAAACGCTTTGTGGGATGCACGAACTATTTTGAAGGCAAATGCGGCGCGGCTTTTCCATTGCCACAAACAGGCATAATAAAACCGTTGAGCACACCGTGTAAAAACTGTGGTTATCCAGTTGTTCAGGTTCTGCTAAAACCCAAGCATCCTTGGCGGCTATGCATTAATACGCAGTGTCCAGCTAAAACTGGGTAG
- a CDS encoding CDP-2,3-bis-(O-geranylgeranyl)-sn-glycerol synthase — translation MEIALLIITALQFIFPAYCANAVPVLAGGGQKMDFGKNFIDGKRIFGNNKTFRGFFFGWAVGVGVGLVDWVVFGFPIVLAILTPLGALLGDLTGAFIKRRLDIAPGGLLPVVDQIDFVVGAIVFSLPYLFFMDGGYWVNWQVALIVLLITPPIHLLTNFGAYKLKLKRHPW, via the coding sequence ATGGAAATTGCCCTACTAATCATCACCGCATTACAATTCATCTTTCCAGCATATTGCGCAAACGCAGTGCCCGTGCTTGCAGGCGGTGGACAAAAAATGGATTTTGGCAAAAACTTCATTGACGGCAAAAGAATTTTTGGCAACAATAAAACTTTCCGTGGCTTCTTCTTTGGTTGGGCTGTAGGTGTGGGTGTTGGCTTGGTAGATTGGGTCGTTTTTGGTTTTCCCATTGTCTTGGCAATTTTGACTCCTCTTGGGGCGCTACTAGGTGATTTAACTGGCGCATTCATTAAACGACGATTAGATATTGCTCCGGGCGGTTTGCTTCCTGTGGTGGATCAGATTGATTTTGTGGTGGGTGCAATTGTGTTTTCGTTGCCTTACTTGTTCTTTATGGATGGGGGGTACTGGGTTAACTGGCAGGTTGCTTTGATTGTGCTGCTTATTACTCCGCCGATTCATCTGTTAACCAATTTCGGTGCTTACAAGCTGAAACTAAAACGTCACCCTTGGTGA
- a CDS encoding AAA family ATPase yields MSEKLQTGIKCVDNTLEGGISPQSITLIYGEPETGKSTLAMQVAFYCALQNRKVLYVDCDNTFAAQRLMQISGDKFEEIAPLILLVKPLDFKEQTAVVDHISDYTEKNFGLIVIDTFTSLYGAKVAEYDKKTFSINRELNRQLAILAQSVKVRKIPVIITSQVRNVFAGETVSIAPVANRVLKFWADTIIDLKPTENTRLIKAVIEKSLKPVQSTCYIQIGENGISDASNQ; encoded by the coding sequence GTGTCTGAGAAACTCCAAACTGGCATAAAATGTGTTGACAACACCTTAGAAGGGGGTATTTCACCTCAAAGCATAACGCTGATTTATGGTGAACCCGAAACTGGTAAGTCCACTTTAGCAATGCAGGTTGCTTTCTACTGTGCGTTGCAGAACCGTAAGGTTCTCTACGTTGACTGTGATAACACTTTTGCTGCTCAGAGACTTATGCAAATCTCAGGGGACAAGTTTGAAGAGATAGCGCCTTTGATTCTTTTGGTGAAGCCGCTGGATTTTAAGGAGCAAACCGCCGTGGTTGACCACATAAGTGATTACACAGAGAAAAATTTTGGGTTAATAGTTATTGACACTTTTACTTCGCTTTATGGCGCTAAAGTAGCTGAGTATGACAAGAAAACTTTTAGCATAAATCGTGAATTAAACCGTCAACTGGCGATTTTGGCGCAATCAGTTAAGGTCCGAAAAATCCCTGTAATCATAACCAGTCAAGTCCGCAATGTGTTTGCTGGGGAAACTGTTAGTATTGCACCTGTGGCTAATCGAGTGTTGAAGTTTTGGGCTGACACAATAATTGACCTAAAACCAACTGAAAACACCCGCTTAATCAAGGCGGTAATTGAAAAATCATTAAAACCCGTTCAATCCACCTGTTATATACAAATAGGTGAAAACGGAATAAGTGATGCATCAAACCAGTAA